Proteins encoded in a region of the Zea mays cultivar B73 chromosome 2, Zm-B73-REFERENCE-NAM-5.0, whole genome shotgun sequence genome:
- the LOC100272373 gene encoding uncharacterized protein isoform X1 yields the protein MQGRSRDAATIAAAVACAAVLLLGDAWSVSAQAAAEEDKISALPGQPPVGFAQYSGYIPVDAAGKRSLFYYFAEAEADPAAKPLVLWLNGGPGCSSVGVGAFSENGPFRPSGNALTRNEYSWNKEANMLYLESPAGVGFSYSTDPAFYEGVGDSMTARDNLKFLQGWFARFPQYKGRDLYITGESYAGHYVPQLAQRMVEFNKKEKLFNLKGIALGNPVLEFSTDFNSRAEFFWSHGLISDSTYNIFTTVCNYSRYVSEYYRGSLSTACDRVMSQVARETSRFVDKYDVTLDVCISSVLMQSQVLVPQQGSRELDVCVEDETMRYLNRKDVQQAMHARLDGVQRWTVCSSSVLEYKQLDLQIPTVNTVGALVKAGIPALVYSGDQDSVIPLTGSRTLVGRLAARLRLNATAPYRAWFQGKQVGGWTQVFGGGALSFATVRGASHEAPFSQPERSLGLFRAFLAGQQLPESFQ from the exons ATGCAGGGGCGCAGCAGGGACGCCGCCACCATTGCTGCAGCGGTGGCGTGCGCAGCTGTGCTGCTCCTCGGCGACGCCTGGAGCGTCTCGGCGcaggcggcggcggaggaggacAAGATAAGCGCCCTGCCGGGGCAGCCGCCGGTGGGCTTCGCACAGTACTCCGGTTACATCCCGGTGGACGCCGCGGGGAAGCGCTCCCTCTTCTACTACttcgccgaggcggaggcggatcCGGCGGCCAAGCCGCTCGTGCTCTGGCTCAATGGAG GGCCTGGGTGCTCATCCGTGGGAGTGGGGGCGTTCTCAGAGAATGGGCCGTTCAGGCCTAGCGGCAATGCGCTAACGAGGAACGAGTACAGCTGGAACAAAG AGGCCAATATGCTGTATCTGGAGAGCCCTGCAGGGGTTGGCTTTTCATACTCCACTGATCCTGCCTTCTATGAGGGTGTTGGTGACAGCATGACAG CCAGAGACAACTTGAAGTTCTTGCAAGGCTGGTTCGCCAGGTTCCCGCAGTACAAGGGCAGGGACCTGTATATCACAGGAGAGAGCTACGCTG GCCACTACGTTCCACAGTTAGCCCAGCGCATGGTTGAGTTCAACAAGAAGGAGAAGCTATTCAACCTGAAAGGCATTGCT CTTGGCAACCCTGTGCTGGAGTTCTCCACCGACTTCAACTCGCGGGCGGAGTTCTTCTGGTCGCACGGCCTGATATCGGACTCCACCTACAACATCTTCACGACGGTGTGCAACTACTCGCGGTACGTGAGCGAGTACTACCGCGGCTCCCTGAGCACGGCCTGCGACAGGGTGATGAGCCAGGTGGCGAGGGAGACGAGCAGGTTCGTCGACAAGTACGACGTCACCCTGGACGTCTGCATCTCGTCGGTGCTCATGCAGTCCCAGGTCCTCGTCCCTCAG CAAGGGAGCAGGGAGCTGGACGTGTGCGTGGAGGACGAGACGATGCGGTACCTGAACCGGAAGGACGTGCAGCAGGCCATGCACGCGCGCCTCGACGGCGTGCAGAGGTGGACGGTCTGCAGCAG CAGCGTTCTGGAGTACAAGCAGCTGGACCTCCAGATCCCGACCGTGAACACCGTGGGCGCGCTCGTGAAGGCGGGCATCCCCGCGCTGGTGTACAGCGGCGACCAGGACTCGGTGATCCCGCTGACGGGCAGCAGGACGCTGGTGGGGCGGCTGGCGGCCAGGCTCCGGCTCAACGCCACGGCGCCGTACCGGGCCTGGTTCCAGGGGAAGCAGGTGGGCGGGTGGACGCAGGTGTTCGGCGGCGGCGCCCTGTCCTTCGCCACGGTGCGCGGCGCGTCCCACGAGGCGCCCTTCTCGCAGCCCGAGCGCTCGCTCGGCCTCTtcagggcgttcctcgccggacaGCAGTTGCCGGAATCGTTCCAGTGA
- the LOC100272373 gene encoding uncharacterized protein LOC100272373: MQGRSRDAATIAAAVACAAVLLLGDAWSVSAQAAAEEDKISALPGQPPVGFAQYSGYIPVDAAGKRSLFYYFAEAEADPAAKPLVLWLNGGPGCSSVGVGAFSENGPFRPSGNALTRNEYSWNKEANMLYLESPAGVGFSYSTDPAFYEGVGDSMTARDNLKFLQGWFARFPQYKGRDLYITGESYAGHYVPQLAQRMVEFNKKEKLFNLKGIALGNPVLEFSTDFNSRAEFFWSHGLISDSTYNIFTTVCNYSRYVSEYYRGSLSTACDRVMSQVARETSRFVDKYDVTLDVCISSVLMQSQVLVPQQGSRELDVCVEDETMRYLNRKDVQQAMHARLDGVQRWTVCSSVLEYKQLDLQIPTVNTVGALVKAGIPALVYSGDQDSVIPLTGSRTLVGRLAARLRLNATAPYRAWFQGKQVGGWTQVFGGGALSFATVRGASHEAPFSQPERSLGLFRAFLAGQQLPESFQ; the protein is encoded by the exons ATGCAGGGGCGCAGCAGGGACGCCGCCACCATTGCTGCAGCGGTGGCGTGCGCAGCTGTGCTGCTCCTCGGCGACGCCTGGAGCGTCTCGGCGcaggcggcggcggaggaggacAAGATAAGCGCCCTGCCGGGGCAGCCGCCGGTGGGCTTCGCACAGTACTCCGGTTACATCCCGGTGGACGCCGCGGGGAAGCGCTCCCTCTTCTACTACttcgccgaggcggaggcggatcCGGCGGCCAAGCCGCTCGTGCTCTGGCTCAATGGAG GGCCTGGGTGCTCATCCGTGGGAGTGGGGGCGTTCTCAGAGAATGGGCCGTTCAGGCCTAGCGGCAATGCGCTAACGAGGAACGAGTACAGCTGGAACAAAG AGGCCAATATGCTGTATCTGGAGAGCCCTGCAGGGGTTGGCTTTTCATACTCCACTGATCCTGCCTTCTATGAGGGTGTTGGTGACAGCATGACAG CCAGAGACAACTTGAAGTTCTTGCAAGGCTGGTTCGCCAGGTTCCCGCAGTACAAGGGCAGGGACCTGTATATCACAGGAGAGAGCTACGCTG GCCACTACGTTCCACAGTTAGCCCAGCGCATGGTTGAGTTCAACAAGAAGGAGAAGCTATTCAACCTGAAAGGCATTGCT CTTGGCAACCCTGTGCTGGAGTTCTCCACCGACTTCAACTCGCGGGCGGAGTTCTTCTGGTCGCACGGCCTGATATCGGACTCCACCTACAACATCTTCACGACGGTGTGCAACTACTCGCGGTACGTGAGCGAGTACTACCGCGGCTCCCTGAGCACGGCCTGCGACAGGGTGATGAGCCAGGTGGCGAGGGAGACGAGCAGGTTCGTCGACAAGTACGACGTCACCCTGGACGTCTGCATCTCGTCGGTGCTCATGCAGTCCCAGGTCCTCGTCCCTCAG CAAGGGAGCAGGGAGCTGGACGTGTGCGTGGAGGACGAGACGATGCGGTACCTGAACCGGAAGGACGTGCAGCAGGCCATGCACGCGCGCCTCGACGGCGTGCAGAGGTGGACGGTCTGCAGCAG CGTTCTGGAGTACAAGCAGCTGGACCTCCAGATCCCGACCGTGAACACCGTGGGCGCGCTCGTGAAGGCGGGCATCCCCGCGCTGGTGTACAGCGGCGACCAGGACTCGGTGATCCCGCTGACGGGCAGCAGGACGCTGGTGGGGCGGCTGGCGGCCAGGCTCCGGCTCAACGCCACGGCGCCGTACCGGGCCTGGTTCCAGGGGAAGCAGGTGGGCGGGTGGACGCAGGTGTTCGGCGGCGGCGCCCTGTCCTTCGCCACGGTGCGCGGCGCGTCCCACGAGGCGCCCTTCTCGCAGCCCGAGCGCTCGCTCGGCCTCTtcagggcgttcctcgccggacaGCAGTTGCCGGAATCGTTCCAGTGA
- the LOC100272373 gene encoding uncharacterized protein isoform X2, translating to MQGRSRDAATIAAAVACAAVLLLGDAWSVSAQAAAEEDKISALPGQPPVGFAQYSGYIPVDAAGKRSLFYYFAEAEADPAAKPLVLWLNGGPGCSSVGVGAFSENGPFRPSGNALTRNEYSWNKEANMLYLESPAGVGFSYSTDPAFYEGVGDSMTARDNLKFLQGWFARFPQYKGRDLYITGESYAGHYVPQLAQRMVEFNKKEKLFNLKGIALGNPVLEFSTDFNSRAEFFWSHGLISDSTYNIFTTVCNYSRYVSEYYRGSLSTACDRVMSQVARETSRFVDKYDVTLDVCISSVLMQSQQGSRELDVCVEDETMRYLNRKDVQQAMHARLDGVQRWTVCSSSVLEYKQLDLQIPTVNTVGALVKAGIPALVYSGDQDSVIPLTGSRTLVGRLAARLRLNATAPYRAWFQGKQVGGWTQVFGGGALSFATVRGASHEAPFSQPERSLGLFRAFLAGQQLPESFQ from the exons ATGCAGGGGCGCAGCAGGGACGCCGCCACCATTGCTGCAGCGGTGGCGTGCGCAGCTGTGCTGCTCCTCGGCGACGCCTGGAGCGTCTCGGCGcaggcggcggcggaggaggacAAGATAAGCGCCCTGCCGGGGCAGCCGCCGGTGGGCTTCGCACAGTACTCCGGTTACATCCCGGTGGACGCCGCGGGGAAGCGCTCCCTCTTCTACTACttcgccgaggcggaggcggatcCGGCGGCCAAGCCGCTCGTGCTCTGGCTCAATGGAG GGCCTGGGTGCTCATCCGTGGGAGTGGGGGCGTTCTCAGAGAATGGGCCGTTCAGGCCTAGCGGCAATGCGCTAACGAGGAACGAGTACAGCTGGAACAAAG AGGCCAATATGCTGTATCTGGAGAGCCCTGCAGGGGTTGGCTTTTCATACTCCACTGATCCTGCCTTCTATGAGGGTGTTGGTGACAGCATGACAG CCAGAGACAACTTGAAGTTCTTGCAAGGCTGGTTCGCCAGGTTCCCGCAGTACAAGGGCAGGGACCTGTATATCACAGGAGAGAGCTACGCTG GCCACTACGTTCCACAGTTAGCCCAGCGCATGGTTGAGTTCAACAAGAAGGAGAAGCTATTCAACCTGAAAGGCATTGCT CTTGGCAACCCTGTGCTGGAGTTCTCCACCGACTTCAACTCGCGGGCGGAGTTCTTCTGGTCGCACGGCCTGATATCGGACTCCACCTACAACATCTTCACGACGGTGTGCAACTACTCGCGGTACGTGAGCGAGTACTACCGCGGCTCCCTGAGCACGGCCTGCGACAGGGTGATGAGCCAGGTGGCGAGGGAGACGAGCAGGTTCGTCGACAAGTACGACGTCACCCTGGACGTCTGCATCTCGTCGGTGCTCATGCAGTCCCAG CAAGGGAGCAGGGAGCTGGACGTGTGCGTGGAGGACGAGACGATGCGGTACCTGAACCGGAAGGACGTGCAGCAGGCCATGCACGCGCGCCTCGACGGCGTGCAGAGGTGGACGGTCTGCAGCAG CAGCGTTCTGGAGTACAAGCAGCTGGACCTCCAGATCCCGACCGTGAACACCGTGGGCGCGCTCGTGAAGGCGGGCATCCCCGCGCTGGTGTACAGCGGCGACCAGGACTCGGTGATCCCGCTGACGGGCAGCAGGACGCTGGTGGGGCGGCTGGCGGCCAGGCTCCGGCTCAACGCCACGGCGCCGTACCGGGCCTGGTTCCAGGGGAAGCAGGTGGGCGGGTGGACGCAGGTGTTCGGCGGCGGCGCCCTGTCCTTCGCCACGGTGCGCGGCGCGTCCCACGAGGCGCCCTTCTCGCAGCCCGAGCGCTCGCTCGGCCTCTtcagggcgttcctcgccggacaGCAGTTGCCGGAATCGTTCCAGTGA
- the LOC100282351 gene encoding 60S ribosomal protein L12-like — MPPKLDPSQVVEVFVRVTGGEVGAASSLAPKIGPLGLSPKKIGEDIAKETAKDWKGLRVTVKLTVQNRQAKVSVVPSAAALVIKALKEPERDRKKVKNIKHSGNIGLDDVVEIARTMRNRSMAKELAGTVKEILGTCVSVGCTVDGKDPKDLQQEIDDGEVEIPSA, encoded by the coding sequence atgccGCCCAAGCTCGACCCGTCGCAGGTGGTGGAGGTCTTCGTCCGGGTGACGGGCGGCGAGGTCGGCGCGGCGTCGTCCCTGGCGCCCAAGATCGGCCCGCTCGGTCTCTCCCCGAAGAAGATCGGCGAGGACATTGCCAAGGAGACGGCCAAGGACTGGAAGGGCCTGCGCGTCACCGTCAAGCTCACTGTCCAGAACCGCCAGGCCAAGGTCTCCGTCGTCCCCTCCGCCGCCGCGCTCGTCATCAAGGCGCTCAAGGAGCCCGAGAGGGACAGGAAGAAGGTCAAGAACATCAAGCACAGCGGCAACATCGGCCTCGACGACGTCGTCGAGATCGCCAGGACCATGAGGAACAGGTCCATGGCCAAGGAGTTGGCCGGCACCGTCAAGGAGATCCTCGGCACCTGCGTCAGCGTCGGGTGCACCGTCGACGGCAAGGACCCCAAGGACCTGCAGCAGGAGATTGATGACGGCGAGGTCGAGATCCCGTCCGCTTGA
- the LOC103646546 gene encoding protein LAX PANICLE 2, whose protein sequence is MCSPPRSSLSNISPPLLAAPCHAATAPSTLPPLATSSAPPLSPARSLSLPSHLISCCSPHPHERSSRPRAVSRLRSPPARKDRQKGASAQELARRAAAEPGRPGGWNEPAAARMVPARNLQPLARDAHATPCAAAAGLGVTPTAPMAQEPIDKHHSEPTKPPPPPQERQADQDTRRHAHAYGEQQQRTLRPLQPAGVHHQEAAGSSGSSSNGGAGDWLRLGLSPASPSAGGTQPGLVFADRAAGPPLLLSSQPQTRTASEALRPGMGVAPGPFLHQAAPGIPQASITLPVPRAGPPWLPPWSPSAVAPPLVPFGNRAFYTPGAASGLDAIRVVLPPSAVAGVWFALQAAPHQGREPFLPQIPRSYLRIKDARVTVRLLSKYLAGRLGLEDESEVEITCRGRQLPAFLTLQHVRDGIWCQGDAAAASPSVVPDMSAANHHHLMVLQYGRRS, encoded by the exons ATGTGCTCGCCTCCGAGGTCTTCTCTCTCTAACATCTCTCCTCCTCTCCTTGCTGCCCCGTGCCATGCTGCTACTGCTCCCTCCACTCTTCCACCTCTAGCAACTTCTTCCGCTCCTCCCCTCTCTCcagctcgctctctctctctcccctcgcaTCTCATCTCCTGTTGTAGTCCACATCCACACGAGCGGTCGTCGCGTCCGCGCGCGGTCAGCCGCCTCCGGTCGCCCCCAGCAAGGAAGGACCGCCAAAAAGGAGCGAGTGCACAGGAGCTAGCGAGGCgcgcggcggccgagccgggtcgGCCGGGCGGATGGAATGAGCCGGCGGCAGCCCGGATGGTCCCGGCTCGGAACCTGCAGCCGCTCGCCCGCGACGCACATGCCACGCCCTGCGCCGCCGCCGCAGGCCTCGGCGTGACGCCGACGGCGCCCATGGCACAGGAGCCCATCGACAAGCACCACAGCGAGCCGACcaagcctccgccgccgccgcaggaGAGGCAGGCGGACCAAGACACGCGCCGCCACGCCCACGCCTACGGGGAGCAGCAGCAGCGGACGCTGCGGCCGCTCCAACCCGCCGGCGTCCACCACCAGGAGGCCGCGGGCAGCAGCGGGAGCAGCAGCAACGGCGGGGCCGGGGACTGGCTCCGGCTCGGCCTCTCCCCGGCGTCCCCCAGCGCCGGCGGAACGCAGCCCGGCCTAgtcttcgcagaccgcgcggcgggGCCGCCGTTGCTGCTGTCGTCGCAGCCGCAGACGCGGACGGCATCGGAGGCGCTACGGCCGGGCATGGGCGTGGCACCGGGACCATTCCTGCACCAGGCCGCGCCCGGCATTCCGCAGGCGTCGATAACCCTGCCCGTGCCGCGCGCGGGACCTCCTTGGCTGCCGCCGTGGAGCCCCTCCGCGGTGGCGCCGCCGCTGGTCCCCTTCGGGAACCGCGCGTTCTACACGCCCGGCGCCGCCTCCGGGCTCGACGCCATCAGGGTGGTCCTGCCGCCGTCGGCCGTCGCCGGCGTCTGGTTCGCGCTCCAGGCCGCGCCGCACCA GGGGAGGGAGCCATTCTTGCCTCAGATTCCGAGAAGCTACCTACGGATCAA GGACGCGAGGGTGACGGTCCGGCTGTTGAGCAAGTATCTGGCGGGCAGGCTTGGATTAGAGGACGAATCAGAG GTGGAGATCACGTGCCGAGGGCGACAGCTCCCAGCGTTCCTGACCCTGCAGCATGTCCGGGACGGCATCTGGTGCCAGGGcgacgctgctgccgcctcgccgTCGGTGGTGCCGGACATGTCAGCAGCTAACCACCACCACCTCATGGTTTTGCAGTACGGCAGGAGGTCGTAG